The Terriglobia bacterium genome includes the window TCGGTTACATCCGCAATAAATCCCTCCAGCCGCGGCGGATTCCGGAACGCATCGAATTCCTCCTGCTTGCGATACGTCACAATGACGTTGGCGCCTTCTTCAAGAAATGCTTGCGTGACGGCGCGGCCCAATCCTCCGGCGCCGCCTGTCACCAGAACATTTCGATCTGCGAATCTTGGACTCATCGCTCAATACCTCGGCCTCCACATTATCAAAGTCTTGAAGGCACAGATATCCAAGCTCGATCGATTCTCAGATCAGCGGCTGTCTTTCAGGGCTTCGACCAGACTCAGGTAGGGATCTATCGCTTTGCCTTTCCACCATTCTTTCCCGGGCCCGAGCTCGAAAACGGCGAAATGCAGGTGTGGCGCCCGGGCGTCCGCGTCACCGGTGGAGCCCACATAACCGATGATATCGCCAGGCATGATGTGCATGCCTTCACGCAGGCCGTCGGTATAACGGTCCAGATGCGCATAGTAGTAACAGTATTGGCCGGCTTCGTCGAATTCGTAG containing:
- a CDS encoding SDR family NAD(P)-dependent oxidoreductase, producing MSPRFADRNVLVTGGAGGLGRAVTQAFLEEGANVIVTYRKQEEFDAFRNPPRLEGFIADVT
- a CDS encoding M23 family metallopeptidase — protein: MSLLAAMLALWLAQSLAHLGSPLQGLKPGDLHDTFKEVHNGHPHEAIDIMAPRGTPVHAVVPGTIRKLFLSKAGGNTIYEFDEAGQYCYYYAHLDRYTDGLREGMHIMPGDIIGYVGSTGDADARAPHLHFAVFELGPGKEWWKGKAIDPYLSLVEALKDSR